AGAAATAGAATATTCTTCTTTAATGAATTGATTTAAAGATTCATCCAAAAACTTTTCTGCATAAATTGTTTCTTTTTCACTGATTATTTTTCCTTCAACAATTAAGGCAACTTTAGCGTAAGCTTGATTAATGTCTAAAATTAATACTCCATACTCATCTCTAATATCAGCATTAGCTCCTAAAGCAGAAAGTATTATTCTTGGAGCAAAAGTTATCGAAGTGAAGTTTGTATTTTCACTGAATAAATTCTTGAAGAATTCTTGAATGAAGTCATTATCAGAGTTTGGGCAAGAAATAACAATTTTAGCTCCGTCAAACTCTTCTTTAAATCTTTCAACAAGGGTAGTAGCATAATGTTTAAAAATTTCTAAATTTTGAATTACATATTTATCAAGAATATTAACAACTTTTAAAGGATCGTCTAGTCTACCAATGGTATTTTTAACATCACGCCCATATAAAACAATTTCAGTTGTTAAAACATTTCAACAAACTAAACTGAAATCATCATATATTTTACCTTTATCAGATGAAATTATTCTTGTAAATTCTTCACCAAAAACTATTCCAATTTTTTTATTACTCATAATATTCCTCACTTTTCTCACATTAATTATAGTATATAATAAACTTAATGTTAGATATAGGTGAATTAATGGTAAATGAGATAATTATTGTTGAAGGTAAATCAGATTCACAAAAATTAAAGAAAATATATGGTGAAAATCTAATAACAATTGAAACAAATGGCCTTGGTTTTAATAATAAAAAATTAAATTTAATTAAAGAGCTAAGCAAAAATAACAAGATTATTATTTTTACAGACCCTGATGGTCCAGGTAAAAAAATAAGAGAAACTTTAATTGAATTTTTAGATACAGATGTTTTTAATGCATTCATTTTAAAACAAGATATAGATAAAAAATCTAAGAAAATTGGAATTGCTGAAGCTAATGAAGAAGCTATTAAAAATGCATTAAATAATTTAATAACATATAATAAAAACAATAGTTCAATTTCTTGAGATGAATATGTCAACAATGACTTTTATTTAAAAGATAATCGAATAAAAATAACAACTCATTTTAATCTAAACAATGATATGAGTTCAAAAAGTTTATTTAAATGACTAAATTGAATGAATTTAAATGTAGAGGATATAGAAAAAATAATTGGAGAATAATATGAAAGTCGAAGCGAAGAAAAAGTTCGGTCAAAACTTTATAAGTGATCAAAACTTAATTAACAAAATAGTTTCAATATTGGGTGATGATCAAGATCAATTAATTATTGAAATTGGACCAGGTACAGGTGCATTAACTAAATTACTTGCACGAAAGTATAACAAAGTTGTGGCTATTGAAATTGATACTGATATGGAAACAATTTTAAAAAAAGAGGTTCAAAGTGATAATTTTGAATTATTTCTTTCTGATGTACTTCTAGTTGATTTTGAAAAATTAATAAGTGAAAAAAGACAACATGAAAATCAAAAAGTTTCAATAATTTCTAACATGCCTTATTATATAACAAGCGAAATTCTTTTTAGAACATTGAATGTAAGTGATAAATTGACAAAAGCAGTATTTATGATGCAAAAAGAAGTTGCTGTAAGAGTATGTTCAAATAAAGGTGAAAATAATTATAATAACCTGTCAGTTGCTTGTGAATTTTTTGCTGATAAAAAATATGAATTTACTGTACCAAAGCATATGTTTTATCCAGTGCCTAAAGTGGATTCTGCAATAATATCATTAACATTCAACAATAAATACACTGAACAAATTAAAGACAAAGATAAATTTTTAGTATTTTTAAGAAAAATATTTAATAACAGAAGAAAAACAATATTGAATAATTTGTCAAATGTAACTAATGACAAACCTAAAGCTAATGAAATTCTTGATAGTGCAGGAATTGATAAATCTTTAAGACCCGAAGTTATAGGGTTAGAAGACTTTATAAAAATATTTCTTGAAACGTTTCAAAAAGATGTATAATAAAAATCAAAAGGCTAGGTTAGGAAAATTTATGAAAAAATTACTAAGCTTGATGCTTACAATTGGTTTAACTTCTGCATCATCTTTAACTTTAATATCATGTAGTCAAAAAGTATATGGTAGAGACATTTCAAAAATAGGTGATTATTCTTGATCCAAGGAAGAACCTTATTTTGAGTCTTATGATAATGTTTCAAAATTAGATATAAATAATTTAAATGCAGAGCAAATTAAAATTCAAAATAATCCTGTTTTGCCACAGAACTTTTTTGATTTAAATAAATATAATACATCTTTTAAAATTGAAAGTGAAATAAAAAAAACAAGTAGCAACAGCAGTCCCACTTAATACAAAGTTTTTGCCAAATGGTAATCTTGTCTCAGATTTTAGACTAATTGATAGAACTGAATATTATGATCAAATAAATAAATTGAATGATTGGAATTTTGAATCAGATCTAGATGCAAAATATAACAAATCTAAAATTAAATTACAAGAATCTGAAAAAACTATGGAAAAATGAGTTCAGAGCCAAGATCCTAAAACAAAAGAAATGAATATGTCTACAGTTATAGAGAGCACTTCAAATTCAAATACTATAGTAGGTAATAAAAGAGTATATGAAAGATCATTTAACAATTATCAATATAATGATATTCTTGTTTCTTGAGCAGGTTCAATTGATGAAGGTATAATAGTTCCACCAGCAAAAAATCAAGTTGAAAAGGCGCATTTAAACGGTACTAAAATTTTAGGTACAATTTTTCTTGATGGATATCATGGATTAAATAAACAAGCTCTAAAAGGTTTTTTAGAAAAAGATAATAATGGCAAATATTTAGTCGTTGATAAATTAATTGATTTAGCTGTTCAATTAAATTTTGATGGATGATTTTGAAATAACGAACCAAATGGTTCTAATCCAAATGGTTTTATTGTTGATAATGAAATAATGTTTGAAATAATGAATCAAATGCAAGAAGCTATAAATAAATCAAATAACCCAAAAGTCAAAGAATTAATAGTGTTTGGTTATAAAAACCAAGGGCAGCTTTCTACTGATCCAAATGGTAATTTATCAGATTATGAGTCTGAAAAAATATATCAAAATACCAATCTTTTCTTAAACGATTTTTATGTATTTGCTAATGAAGTAAATAGATATGTTGAAAAAAATAAATTATCAGAGCAAGAGCGCTTTGAAATTTATAATATGTTTAACACAGGTGCATGAGTTGGTGGAAGTATATGATTTGATAAGAATAAAATAGGAACAAGAGATTTCAGAGAATTAAATTATATACCTTTTGATAAAAACGGAAATCCTTATGACTTAAATAAACAATCAGAATATAATAGAATGATACAGGATTACAAAGAAGGCACATGAACATTTAAAACTGAACAACAAGACGAAAAAAATGGTGGTTCTAAGAACTCTATAGCCTTGTTTGCATCACACGTACCTTACGACTTAGCATCTCAAGATATGGATAAAATAGGTGAAGGAAAAAATAAAAGTGCTGAGCTTGATACATATGGATTAGTTTCAGCTAATAACTATGATGATCAAATGTATACAGGAAAAAACAAAGCATTAAGTGAAGATGACAAGGGTGTTGTCATTTACCCAGGTGGTGAAAAAGACAATTCAATCTTCAAGGATAAAAGTTATGGTATAGGTAATTTAGTACAGGAAAAAACAATATTAATAGACTCAAATAATTATTTCAAAACCAATTTTTCTACAGGTCAAGGAAGTAAGATGGCAACATTAATAAATGGAGAAAGAAAAATTATTGAAAACTATCCGTGAAGTAATACAAATATAGCAGATATTCAGCCAACTTATAAATGAGATGTAAGAGAAGTGGAAAATAATTCAAAAAAACAAATTAAAAATAATCAAGACAAAAAGATATCAGGTTATTATGATTTTTATGATCCTTATCTAAAAGGTAACTCAATATCATTAGGTTCAGGATTTGATGAAGATGGTAAAATTTTACCTGCAAAATGAGAAGCAAATAAAAAGTATGAATGAAATATAATGGGTGCAAATTATACAAAAGAGGGCGAACCCAAAAAAGTTTCTATGGTAGTAAAGGTGCCAAAATACTTAGAAAATAAGATTGATATAAGTGTTTCAGGCAAAGGTGATAAAACAATAGTTCCAAAAAACCCAACAACAAAAACATATATAAATGATTCAGATTCAACTGATTATACATGAATAAAACTAGAAAACACCTACACTGAACCAATTGGAAAAATAGGTTTAAGTTTTTCAACTGAAGGTCTTGATTCATTAGATTTTAAAATAACATGTGGGGAAATTGTTGTAGACAAAGAGAATAATCAAGTTAAGCAAAATGATAAATCTGATGTAGGTGTTAATATAGAATCTGTGGTACAAAGAAACGGGAAAAACAATATTCGTTTTAGTTTAACAGAAGATACATTGAGTGATGACATTTATTCTTACTATGAAATATATTTAAAAGATGAGAATAACAAATTAATTAGATTAACTGAAAATAATAGTCCAGAATTTTATATAAAACAGATAGATAATAAATATAAAAATTTTTATATAAAACAAGTTGATTATAAGAATCAAGAAAAATGATTCAATTTTAGTTTATAGAAAGGTATATATGATAGAAATAAAAAACATATCGAAAAAGTTTGGAAAAAACTTAGTTCTTTCAGATATAAATCTAACAATTAAAAATGGTGAATCATTAGCCCTACTTGGTTCTAATGGTAGTGGTAAAACAACATTACTTGAAATTTTAATAGGTCAAATTAAACCAACAACAGGATCTGTTTTAATAGATGGCAAAAAAGAAACATTTAAAGAAATAGGTATACAATTTCAAGAAGGTGCATGACCAAAAGGAGTAACTCCAAGATTAATTATTAGTTATTTTTTAAAGAAAAATAAAATTTTAAAAGATCCTGAGGTTAATAAACTTATAGACATATTTGAAATAAGAGAATTTTTAAAAAAAGATTTAAATAATTTGTCTGGAGGACAAAAGCAAAGACTAAATACTTTATTGTCAGTGGTTAATAATCCTAATTACATATGTCTTGATGAAATGATTACAGGACTAGATTTAAAAATGCAATTAAAATTAATTGATTTTTTTAAATCGCTAAAAAAACAAAATAAAACAATTATTGTCATTTCACATAACCCTGAAGAAGTGGAAAAACTTTGTGACAAAATAGTTATTTTAAAAGAAGGTAATATTTTTTACAAGTCAACAACTAAAACAGTGATTAAAAATTTTGGCTCAGTGAGAAATTTAATGATTAATTATTACGATGGGAGATTAGAATCAAATGTTAAATAATTTTAAATTAAAAAATTCTCAGATGGGGATTGTTAATATAATCTATAACCTTAAAATTTTAAGTATGTCTGTACTTAAAAATTTAAGAACTTATTTGTACATTAT
This is a stretch of genomic DNA from Mesoplasma coleopterae. It encodes these proteins:
- the rsmA gene encoding 16S rRNA (adenine(1518)-N(6)/adenine(1519)-N(6))-dimethyltransferase RsmA, producing MKVEAKKKFGQNFISDQNLINKIVSILGDDQDQLIIEIGPGTGALTKLLARKYNKVVAIEIDTDMETILKKEVQSDNFELFLSDVLLVDFEKLISEKRQHENQKVSIISNMPYYITSEILFRTLNVSDKLTKAVFMMQKEVAVRVCSNKGENNYNNLSVACEFFADKKYEFTVPKHMFYPVPKVDSAIISLTFNNKYTEQIKDKDKFLVFLRKIFNNRRKTILNNLSNVTNDKPKANEILDSAGIDKSLRPEVIGLEDFIKIFLETFQKDV
- a CDS encoding rod shape-determining protein, with product MSNKKIGIVFGEEFTRIISSDKGKIYDDFSLVCWNVLTTEIVLYGRDVKNTIGRLDDPLKVVNILDKYVIQNLEIFKHYATTLVERFKEEFDGAKIVISCPNSDNDFIQEFFKNLFSENTNFTSITFAPRIILSALGANADIRDEYGVLILDINQAYAKVALIVEGKIISEKETIYAEKFLDESLNQFIKEEYSISVDSDMIEKIKWSLGTIIKLRDELELSIVGKDIITNERKSVVCVSEEFKKIFIKSFTNYKSLVTSVLENSSALVRSGVVKNGLYVTGELAGISGVKDFFEDFFNFPVTISKKRGYSDIEGTLKLLSLKK
- a CDS encoding ABC transporter ATP-binding protein: MIEIKNISKKFGKNLVLSDINLTIKNGESLALLGSNGSGKTTLLEILIGQIKPTTGSVLIDGKKETFKEIGIQFQEGAWPKGVTPRLIISYFLKKNKILKDPEVNKLIDIFEIREFLKKDLNNLSGGQKQRLNTLLSVVNNPNYICLDEMITGLDLKMQLKLIDFFKSLKKQNKTIIVISHNPEEVEKLCDKIVILKEGNIFYKSTTKTVIKNFGSVRNLMINYYDGRLESNVK
- the rnmV gene encoding ribonuclease M5, with amino-acid sequence MVNEIIIVEGKSDSQKLKKIYGENLITIETNGLGFNNKKLNLIKELSKNNKIIIFTDPDGPGKKIRETLIEFLDTDVFNAFILKQDIDKKSKKIGIAEANEEAIKNALNNLITYNKNNSSISWDEYVNNDFYLKDNRIKITTHFNLNNDMSSKSLFKWLNWMNLNVEDIEKIIGE
- a CDS encoding endo-beta-N-acetylglucosaminidase encodes the protein MPNGNLVSDFRLIDRTEYYDQINKLNDWNFESDLDAKYNKSKIKLQESEKTMEKWVQSQDPKTKEMNMSTVIESTSNSNTIVGNKRVYERSFNNYQYNDILVSWAGSIDEGIIVPPAKNQVEKAHLNGTKILGTIFLDGYHGLNKQALKGFLEKDNNGKYLVVDKLIDLAVQLNFDGWFWNNEPNGSNPNGFIVDNEIMFEIMNQMQEAINKSNNPKVKELIVFGYKNQGQLSTDPNGNLSDYESEKIYQNTNLFLNDFYVFANEVNRYVEKNKLSEQERFEIYNMFNTGAWVGGSIWFDKNKIGTRDFRELNYIPFDKNGNPYDLNKQSEYNRMIQDYKEGTWTFKTEQQDEKNGGSKNSIALFASHVPYDLASQDMDKIGEGKNKSAELDTYGLVSANNYDDQMYTGKNKALSEDDKGVVIYPGGEKDNSIFKDKSYGIGNLVQEKTILIDSNNYFKTNFSTGQGSKMATLINGERKIIENYPWSNTNIADIQPTYKWDVREVENNSKKQIKNNQDKKISGYYDFYDPYLKGNSISLGSGFDEDGKILPAKWEANKKYEWNIMGANYTKEGEPKKVSMVVKVPKYLENKIDISVSGKGDKTIVPKNPTTKTYINDSDSTDYTWIKLENTYTEPIGKIGLSFSTEGLDSLDFKITCGEIVVDKENNQVKQNDKSDVGVNIESVVQRNGKNNIRFSLTEDTLSDDIYSYYEIYLKDENNKLIRLTENNSPEFYIKQIDNKYKNFYIKQVDYKNQEKWFNFSL